The Streptomyces camelliae genome window below encodes:
- a CDS encoding non-ribosomal peptide synthetase, with product MSTSPDPTGVQVPLSRDQERTWFVDQISSHPSDYLIPLRLRLTGPLDVAALRRALTGLVARHEVLRTCVVARGETPAGLVRPPEDFVLREADAAGTAVLDALLAQEATAPIDLATELPLRALLVRSAPEDHTLALTVHHVAADDWSLAVLYDELAVDYAAFAAGKPSPLEAPVEQYRTVAAALDARADAEAVPAGLEHWRKVFDDFTPFEIPGDRPRPPVRAGRGAGRTAFVLPPAVAGRLGALGRSHGATPPMLLTAACQAVLYRYTGRTDVTTGTTYARRDDPATERLIGVLINMLPLRGDLAPGLTFRQLLEQIRDVALDAYDHAEVPFDRLVGELAPERDPSRTPLFQILVNFRSGRRRAPELPGLEVTELPMPYEGAKYDLCVSFEQVPDGLWCGINWDTDLYDESTVDRLADWLERLLRHVAEDPDRRIDDIALLTEDERNGLRALSPRPAADVPNACLHELVAAQAARTPHAVALVDDAGTTVTYARLEAAANAVARRLAGHGVGQDVPVGLLVDRSVRMVVGLLGILKAGGAYLPIETGTPAARIATLLADSRAPVCLVETDLVHTFAGTGVIPLTVDQDATAEPLAVPAHPDQLCAVYYTSGSTGRPKGVACTHRGWVNRMEWMQRRHGLKAGETVLHKTTLPFDDAAVEILWPLMTGGTVALLPPGLHRDPRAIADAAVRHRAVHVQFVPSVLDLFLEELTAEDVAALRGHLRSVLSSGEALRPALVRRFREAFGDAVSLDNTWGATEVSIDSTYRVCGPEDAEGTGAVSLGRPMDNNEVLVLDHRLQPLPPGVPGELCIAGTGLARGYLGDPAKTAAAFIPHPYRAGERLYRTGDRGRMRADGTFAYLERLDRQVKVRGVRVELGEVEAALREHPAVADAAVVARRAPSGDLRLAAYVAFGGVAVTVRQLREHLLARLPGYAVPSTVTVLPALPRSASGKLSPAALPEPDPADWDDTDHVEPRDETERVIAGIWAEALGVPRVGVLDDFFALGGHSLLATRAVNRMRRAFDTHLPLSVIFECPTVAATAERVHELILAEIEAMPEEEAHRLLAGPATAPSTTHPERGITR from the coding sequence ATGTCCACCTCCCCCGACCCCACCGGGGTCCAGGTTCCGCTGAGCCGCGACCAGGAACGCACCTGGTTCGTGGACCAGATCAGCAGCCACCCCTCGGACTATCTGATCCCGCTCAGGCTGCGGCTGACCGGCCCGCTCGACGTGGCCGCGCTGCGCCGGGCGCTGACCGGGCTGGTGGCCCGCCACGAGGTGCTGCGCACCTGCGTCGTCGCCCGGGGTGAGACGCCCGCCGGGCTGGTCCGGCCGCCGGAGGACTTCGTCCTGCGCGAGGCCGACGCGGCCGGCACCGCCGTCCTCGACGCCCTGCTGGCGCAGGAGGCGACCGCGCCGATCGACCTCGCCACCGAACTGCCCCTGCGTGCCCTGCTGGTACGCAGCGCACCCGAGGACCACACTCTGGCTCTGACGGTTCATCATGTCGCTGCCGACGACTGGTCCCTGGCCGTGCTCTACGACGAACTCGCCGTGGACTACGCGGCGTTCGCGGCAGGAAAGCCGTCCCCGCTCGAAGCGCCCGTTGAGCAGTACCGTACGGTGGCCGCCGCGCTGGACGCCCGCGCCGACGCCGAGGCCGTACCGGCGGGCCTGGAGCACTGGCGGAAGGTCTTCGACGACTTCACCCCGTTCGAGATTCCGGGCGACCGGCCCCGCCCGCCCGTGCGCGCCGGGCGCGGCGCCGGACGTACCGCCTTCGTGCTGCCGCCCGCCGTGGCCGGCCGGCTCGGCGCGCTCGGCCGGTCCCACGGCGCGACCCCGCCGATGCTGCTCACTGCGGCCTGCCAGGCCGTCCTGTACCGCTACACCGGCCGGACCGACGTCACCACGGGCACCACCTACGCCCGCCGCGACGACCCCGCCACCGAGCGGCTGATCGGCGTCCTGATCAACATGCTGCCCCTGCGCGGCGACCTCGCTCCCGGGCTGACATTCCGTCAACTCCTTGAGCAGATCCGCGATGTGGCGCTGGACGCCTACGACCACGCGGAGGTCCCTTTCGACCGGCTGGTCGGCGAGCTCGCCCCCGAACGCGACCCGTCGCGCACGCCCCTCTTCCAGATCCTGGTCAACTTCCGCAGCGGCCGCCGCCGCGCTCCCGAGCTGCCCGGTCTTGAGGTGACCGAGCTGCCGATGCCGTACGAGGGCGCCAAGTACGACCTGTGCGTCAGCTTCGAGCAGGTGCCGGACGGGCTGTGGTGCGGGATCAACTGGGACACCGACCTCTACGACGAGAGCACGGTCGACCGGCTGGCCGACTGGCTGGAGCGGCTGCTGCGGCACGTCGCCGAGGATCCCGACCGCCGGATCGACGACATTGCGCTGCTCACCGAGGACGAGCGGAACGGTCTGCGCGCCCTGTCGCCGCGCCCGGCCGCCGACGTCCCCAACGCCTGTCTGCACGAGCTCGTCGCCGCGCAGGCCGCCCGCACCCCGCACGCCGTGGCCCTGGTCGACGACGCCGGTACGACCGTCACGTACGCCCGGCTGGAAGCGGCCGCGAACGCGGTGGCCCGGCGGCTGGCCGGGCACGGTGTCGGCCAGGACGTGCCGGTGGGCCTGCTGGTCGACCGGTCGGTCCGGATGGTCGTCGGCCTGCTGGGCATCCTCAAGGCGGGCGGCGCCTACCTGCCGATCGAGACCGGCACCCCCGCCGCCCGCATCGCCACCCTGCTCGCCGACTCCCGGGCGCCGGTGTGCCTGGTCGAGACCGATCTGGTACACACCTTCGCCGGGACCGGCGTCATCCCGCTGACGGTGGATCAGGACGCCACGGCCGAGCCGCTTGCGGTGCCGGCGCACCCCGACCAGCTGTGCGCGGTGTACTACACCTCCGGCTCCACCGGCCGTCCCAAGGGCGTGGCCTGCACCCATCGCGGCTGGGTGAACCGCATGGAATGGATGCAGCGCCGGCACGGCCTCAAGGCCGGTGAAACCGTGCTGCACAAGACGACCCTGCCGTTCGACGACGCGGCGGTGGAGATCCTGTGGCCGCTGATGACCGGCGGCACCGTCGCCCTGCTGCCGCCCGGCCTGCACCGCGACCCGCGCGCCATCGCCGACGCCGCTGTCCGCCACCGCGCGGTGCACGTGCAGTTCGTGCCCAGCGTCCTCGACCTCTTCCTGGAGGAGCTGACCGCCGAGGACGTCGCCGCCCTGCGCGGACACCTGCGCAGTGTGCTGTCCAGTGGCGAGGCGCTGCGTCCGGCCCTGGTGCGCCGCTTCCGCGAGGCGTTCGGCGACGCGGTGAGCCTGGACAACACCTGGGGCGCCACGGAGGTGTCCATCGACTCCACCTACCGCGTCTGCGGTCCGGAGGACGCCGAGGGCACCGGCGCGGTCAGCCTCGGCCGGCCCATGGACAACAACGAGGTCCTCGTCCTCGACCACCGGCTGCAGCCACTGCCGCCCGGTGTCCCCGGCGAACTGTGCATCGCCGGTACCGGTCTGGCCCGCGGCTACCTCGGTGACCCCGCCAAGACCGCCGCCGCCTTCATCCCCCACCCCTACCGGGCCGGCGAACGCCTCTACCGCACCGGCGACCGCGGGCGGATGCGCGCCGACGGCACCTTCGCGTATCTGGAGCGGCTGGACCGCCAGGTCAAGGTGCGCGGGGTGCGGGTCGAACTCGGCGAGGTGGAGGCCGCGTTGCGGGAGCATCCGGCGGTCGCCGACGCGGCGGTGGTGGCCCGCCGTGCCCCCTCCGGCGACCTGCGGCTGGCCGCGTACGTCGCCTTCGGGGGCGTCGCGGTCACGGTACGGCAGCTGCGCGAGCACCTGCTGGCCCGGCTGCCCGGATACGCCGTACCGTCGACCGTCACCGTCCTGCCCGCCCTGCCCCGCTCGGCCAGCGGCAAGCTCAGCCCGGCCGCGCTGCCCGAACCGGACCCGGCCGACTGGGACGACACGGACCACGTCGAGCCCCGCGACGAGACCGAACGCGTCATCGCCGGCATCTGGGCCGAGGCTCTCGGCGTGCCCCGGGTGGGTGTCCTGGACGACTTCTTCGCGCTCGGCGGTCACTCGCTGCTCGCCACCCGTGCCGTCAACCGGATGCGCCGCGCGTTCGACACCCACCTCCCGCTCAGCGTGATCTTCGAGTGCCCGACCGTCGCCGCCACGGCGGAGCGGGTGCACGAGCTGATCCTCGCCGAGATCGAGGCCATGCCCGAGGAGGAGGCCCACCGCCTGCTCGCCGGGCCGGCCACCGCCCCCAGCACCACGCACCCCGAGCGAGGTATCACGCGATGA
- a CDS encoding amino acid adenylation domain-containing protein — translation MVTLDEAFRRWAERTPDAVALESADTVLTYRELDARAGRLARRLHRHGVRPGELVGVAARPSPRFVVTMLAVIRAGAAYVPLDLSYPADRLAHMRRDSGIRLLIADSAEELEELEELKDGLAGCEVLTPDLLPDEPEDVLTSAPAAPAGLAYAIYTSGSTGLPKAVLVEHRNVLAFALGQDFVGLGPGRAMLRTSSFSFDASVLETWGVLLRGARLVFPPEDMLGSEELAEVLTAHRVTDLWLSVGLFHQLVDEDPAALAGLRTVVTGGDVVSPQRVRRALAANPGLTVSHVYGPTETTVICCRHFVSDPESVESPLPLGKPIPGVRFHIVGEQGEILPPGETGELWIAGETVARGYHDRPELTAELFVTEPGTEDGRAYRSGDLARMRPDGVVEFLGRADRQVKVRGFRVEPGEIESALLDVPGVRACLVVARPAPPGDKRIVAYVVPRPGARVPAAEAHRLLAGRLPRHMLPAEYMAIEALPLDANGKPDRHRLPDPVWGSGTHTLLAAPAPPAVPFERI, via the coding sequence ATGGTGACCTTGGACGAGGCGTTCCGCCGCTGGGCGGAGCGCACTCCGGACGCGGTGGCGCTGGAGAGCGCGGACACCGTGCTCACGTACCGGGAACTGGACGCGCGGGCGGGGCGGTTGGCCCGTCGGTTGCACCGGCACGGGGTACGGCCCGGCGAACTGGTCGGCGTCGCCGCCCGCCCCTCGCCGCGGTTCGTGGTGACGATGCTCGCGGTGATCAGGGCCGGGGCCGCCTATGTGCCGCTGGACCTGTCGTATCCGGCGGACCGGCTCGCGCACATGCGGCGCGACAGCGGCATCCGGCTGCTGATCGCCGACTCGGCCGAGGAACTGGAGGAGCTGGAGGAACTGAAGGACGGGCTCGCCGGTTGCGAGGTGCTCACACCGGACCTTCTTCCCGATGAACCCGAAGACGTACTGACGAGTGCGCCGGCCGCGCCGGCCGGCCTGGCGTACGCCATCTACACCTCGGGCTCGACCGGGCTGCCCAAGGCGGTGCTGGTCGAACACCGCAATGTGCTGGCCTTCGCTCTCGGGCAGGACTTCGTCGGTCTCGGGCCGGGCCGGGCGATGCTGCGGACCAGTTCCTTCTCGTTCGACGCGTCCGTGCTGGAGACGTGGGGTGTGCTGCTGCGCGGCGCCCGACTGGTGTTCCCGCCCGAGGACATGCTCGGCTCGGAGGAACTGGCTGAGGTGCTCACCGCGCACCGGGTGACCGACCTGTGGCTGTCGGTCGGCCTGTTCCACCAGCTCGTGGACGAGGACCCGGCCGCCCTGGCCGGGCTGCGCACCGTCGTCACCGGCGGCGACGTCGTCTCGCCGCAGCGGGTGCGCCGCGCCCTGGCCGCCAACCCTGGGCTGACCGTGTCGCACGTCTACGGGCCGACCGAGACCACCGTGATCTGCTGCCGGCACTTCGTGTCCGACCCGGAGAGCGTGGAGAGTCCGCTGCCGCTGGGCAAGCCCATCCCCGGCGTCCGCTTCCATATCGTCGGCGAGCAGGGCGAGATCCTGCCACCCGGGGAGACGGGCGAGCTGTGGATCGCCGGGGAGACGGTGGCCCGCGGCTACCACGACCGGCCCGAACTGACCGCCGAACTCTTCGTCACCGAGCCCGGCACCGAGGACGGGCGGGCCTACCGCAGCGGGGACCTGGCCCGGATGCGCCCCGACGGGGTGGTCGAGTTCCTCGGCCGGGCCGACCGGCAGGTGAAGGTGCGCGGCTTCCGCGTCGAACCCGGTGAGATCGAGTCGGCCCTGCTCGACGTGCCCGGGGTGCGCGCCTGCCTGGTCGTCGCCCGCCCCGCGCCCCCAGGCGACAAGCGCATCGTCGCCTACGTCGTCCCCCGGCCCGGCGCGCGTGTCCCGGCGGCCGAGGCGCACCGGCTGCTCGCGGGCCGGCTGCCCCGGCACATGCTGCCCGCCGAGTACATGGCGATCGAGGCGCTGCCCCTGGACGCCAACGGCAAACCGGACCGGCACCGGCTGCCCGACCCCGTGTGGGGCAGCGGCACGCACACCCTCCTCGCCGCCCCCGCGCCCCCGGCCGTTCCGTTCGAGAGGATCTGA
- a CDS encoding amino acid adenylation domain-containing protein produces MKAPLPLLHEAFLTHAARTPDAPALVHADGTVTYAELERRSAELAHRLLGAGIGRDHLVGVCVRRGPALAVALLAVMRAGGAWVPLDPAYPQDRLEYMLRDSGAGLVIADGASAGRLPSGTRLLDPEAPAEGTPCGELPRRGRTDLAYVIYTSGSTGRPKGVLVEHGTVAATVAGMRDEWGVTAADRVLQFAPSSFDASVCETGIALTAGAALVLAGPDSVVPGPGLVRLMAGREVSVAVLPPSVAAALPDAELPALRTLVCAGEALPAEVAARWGRGRRMINAYGPTETSICATSGDVLGTGTPDIGLPIPGVRLALLDADGLPVPDGEVGELVVAGAGVTRGYHGRPGLTAERFVPAEGGGRAYRTGDLARLLPDGRYAYAGRADHQIKVRGFRIEPGEIAEALRAHPAVTDAVVVLRDGILVGYAAAPAGTAVPELRDWCARTLPAHMVPSAVVVLPALPLTPSGKVDREALPRPDRASAGLDADRAEAGTPTERALVGFMSDLLGGAAVGARDDFFRLGGHSLLVGRLAARIRDELGVEMPLPEIYRSPTAEAIGALVDGTVVPADDSAPAPPPLRPADRTRPLPLSYPQERIWYLEQLSPQNPAYRVQAALHLTGELDLAALRAALGELLRRHEIFRTAFREIDGVPAQVPVAMDDIEFDVPLVDLSGLPASEREAAWRELTDREKARPFSLDTPPLVRWVVARTAPDAHRLLHVEHHLVHDGWSFAVFVDELTTLYEAFADARELPDEPRFQFADLAAWQRDWLDGPVLRRCLDHWTDALAGAPTALELPTDRPRPPEFTFRGDVVRLVLTPEEYAALRSRAREHGVTLYSVMLTGFTALLSRYTGQDDFVVGVGTANRRLAAAERLIGMMVNTVPLRARLDGDPTFRQLLDRVHRTAVTAYAWQDVPLQRLVKALAPVRDLSRNPLFSAMFSFHDSAVPDLDFGGLRGEVVVEHNGSAKADLNVVVIPRAEQRVGLAPSAEDESITILWEYATDLFDAATMRRMTKAYRDLLRAALRDPDVPVSRLPLTGAEPVEPVTAGMLGPTVLDLVERHIAARPDAVAVRTPTGSVGYGELGARAYRLTSVLAAKGAGPGRPVALRLAPGADLVAAVLAAARAGVPCRVLGSEGEAGPDEIVLTGSALGERGAVRADRGGRGDVVALTDGGEVTCAALSCALGALDSLGMRADRVLQAASPSGPLFPVELWTTLARGGTLVLPDRPTDTPAALAALLAGLDEPLSALLLPDGMANALLAHHRPALAHGTEALLVLGPDADPVALREAAGAVRTAVGFGTPGLPLALCRVYRAPAEEDAEVLVAVGVPAPGVVAAVVDGHGQVLPPGIPGELRLAHAESGPPRPTGFRARRTAGGAYEVLGPAGAWPTVAGFRVAPYETRARLTAHGRIAEAAVLPAGGELHAYLVPSAGAGTPDTEELVEFLAERLPDYQIPARFITLSALPFDPAGHPAPRLLTTS; encoded by the coding sequence ATGAAGGCACCCCTCCCCCTGCTGCACGAGGCTTTCCTGACCCATGCGGCCCGCACTCCCGACGCGCCGGCCCTCGTCCACGCCGACGGCACCGTCACCTATGCCGAACTGGAGCGTCGCTCGGCCGAGTTGGCGCACCGGCTGCTGGGTGCCGGGATCGGCCGGGACCACCTGGTCGGCGTCTGTGTCCGCCGTGGTCCGGCGCTCGCGGTCGCCCTGCTCGCGGTGATGCGGGCGGGCGGCGCCTGGGTGCCGCTCGACCCCGCCTACCCCCAGGACCGGCTGGAGTACATGCTGCGCGACTCCGGCGCCGGGCTGGTGATCGCCGACGGCGCGTCTGCCGGACGGCTGCCGTCCGGAACCCGCCTGCTCGACCCCGAGGCACCGGCCGAGGGCACCCCCTGCGGGGAACTCCCGCGCCGGGGCCGCACCGATCTCGCCTACGTCATCTACACCTCCGGCTCCACCGGCCGTCCCAAGGGTGTGCTCGTCGAACACGGCACCGTCGCCGCCACGGTGGCCGGCATGCGCGACGAGTGGGGGGTCACCGCGGCCGACCGGGTCCTGCAGTTCGCGCCGTCCAGCTTCGACGCCTCCGTGTGCGAGACCGGCATCGCGCTGACGGCGGGCGCCGCCCTCGTCCTCGCCGGCCCGGACAGTGTCGTACCCGGACCCGGCCTGGTGCGGCTGATGGCCGGCCGCGAGGTCAGCGTCGCCGTGCTGCCGCCCTCCGTGGCCGCCGCCCTGCCGGACGCCGAACTGCCCGCGCTGCGCACCCTGGTGTGCGCGGGAGAGGCGCTGCCCGCCGAGGTGGCCGCCCGCTGGGGCCGCGGCCGGCGGATGATCAACGCCTACGGGCCGACCGAGACCTCCATCTGCGCCACCTCCGGTGACGTCCTCGGCACCGGCACGCCCGACATCGGACTGCCGATCCCCGGGGTGCGCCTGGCCCTGCTGGACGCCGACGGGCTGCCGGTACCGGACGGCGAGGTCGGGGAGCTCGTCGTCGCCGGGGCCGGGGTGACCCGCGGCTACCACGGCCGGCCCGGCCTGACCGCCGAGCGGTTCGTCCCCGCCGAGGGCGGCGGGCGCGCCTACCGCACCGGCGACCTCGCCCGCCTGCTTCCCGACGGCCGCTACGCGTACGCCGGCCGCGCCGACCACCAGATCAAGGTCCGCGGCTTCCGTATCGAGCCCGGCGAGATCGCCGAGGCCCTGCGCGCCCATCCGGCGGTGACGGACGCGGTGGTCGTCCTGCGCGACGGGATCCTCGTCGGCTACGCCGCCGCCCCCGCCGGCACCGCCGTACCGGAGCTGCGCGACTGGTGTGCGCGGACGCTGCCCGCGCACATGGTGCCGTCCGCCGTCGTCGTCCTGCCGGCGCTGCCCCTCACCCCGAGCGGCAAGGTGGACCGCGAGGCGCTGCCCCGGCCCGACCGGGCCAGTGCGGGCCTGGACGCGGACCGTGCCGAGGCCGGGACGCCCACCGAGCGGGCGCTGGTCGGCTTCATGTCCGATCTGCTCGGCGGCGCCGCCGTCGGAGCCCGGGACGACTTCTTCCGGCTGGGCGGCCACTCCTTGCTGGTGGGCCGGCTCGCCGCCCGGATCCGCGACGAGCTCGGCGTCGAGATGCCGCTGCCGGAGATCTACCGCAGCCCGACGGCCGAGGCGATCGGGGCGCTCGTGGACGGCACCGTCGTACCGGCCGACGACTCGGCCCCCGCGCCGCCCCCGCTGCGGCCCGCCGACCGCACCCGGCCGCTGCCCCTGTCCTACCCCCAGGAACGCATCTGGTACCTGGAACAGCTCTCACCGCAGAACCCCGCCTACCGCGTCCAGGCCGCCCTGCACCTGACCGGAGAACTGGACCTGGCCGCCCTGCGCGCGGCCCTGGGCGAACTGCTGCGCCGCCACGAGATCTTCCGCACCGCCTTCCGCGAGATCGACGGTGTGCCCGCGCAGGTTCCCGTGGCCATGGACGACATCGAGTTCGACGTGCCGCTGGTCGACCTGTCGGGTCTGCCGGCAAGCGAACGCGAGGCTGCCTGGCGGGAGTTGACCGATCGGGAGAAGGCCCGGCCGTTCTCCCTGGACACCCCGCCGCTGGTGCGCTGGGTGGTGGCGCGCACGGCTCCCGACGCACACCGGCTGCTGCACGTGGAGCACCATCTGGTGCACGACGGCTGGTCGTTCGCCGTGTTCGTCGACGAACTGACCACGCTGTACGAGGCGTTCGCCGACGCCCGTGAACTGCCGGACGAGCCGCGGTTCCAGTTCGCCGATCTCGCCGCCTGGCAGCGCGACTGGCTCGACGGGCCCGTGCTGCGGCGCTGCCTCGACCACTGGACCGACGCCCTGGCCGGCGCGCCCACCGCGCTGGAGCTGCCCACCGACCGGCCCCGGCCGCCGGAGTTCACCTTCCGCGGCGACGTCGTACGGCTCGTCCTCACCCCCGAGGAGTACGCCGCCCTGCGTTCCCGGGCCCGGGAGCACGGTGTCACCCTGTACTCCGTCATGCTGACCGGGTTCACCGCCCTGCTGTCCCGGTACACCGGCCAGGACGACTTCGTGGTGGGTGTGGGCACCGCCAACCGGCGGCTGGCGGCGGCCGAGCGGCTGATCGGGATGATGGTGAACACCGTCCCGCTGCGCGCCCGCCTCGACGGCGACCCGACCTTCCGGCAGCTGCTCGACCGGGTGCACCGGACCGCGGTGACCGCCTACGCCTGGCAGGACGTGCCGCTCCAGCGGCTGGTCAAAGCGCTCGCGCCGGTCCGCGACCTGTCCCGCAACCCGCTGTTCTCCGCGATGTTCAGCTTCCACGACTCCGCAGTGCCCGACCTGGACTTCGGCGGGCTGCGCGGCGAGGTGGTCGTGGAGCACAACGGCTCCGCCAAGGCCGACCTCAACGTGGTGGTCATCCCGCGCGCCGAGCAGCGGGTGGGCCTCGCGCCGAGCGCCGAGGACGAGTCGATCACCATCCTGTGGGAGTACGCCACCGACCTGTTCGACGCGGCCACGATGCGGCGGATGACCAAGGCCTACCGTGACCTGCTGCGCGCGGCCCTGCGCGACCCCGACGTCCCGGTGTCACGGCTGCCGCTGACCGGCGCGGAGCCCGTCGAGCCCGTCACGGCCGGGATGCTGGGCCCCACTGTCCTGGATCTGGTGGAGCGGCACATCGCCGCACGCCCGGACGCGGTGGCCGTCCGGACACCCACCGGATCCGTCGGCTACGGCGAACTAGGCGCCCGCGCCTACCGGTTGACGTCGGTACTGGCCGCCAAGGGCGCCGGTCCCGGGCGGCCGGTGGCGCTGCGCCTGGCCCCGGGGGCCGACCTGGTGGCGGCGGTGCTCGCGGCGGCGCGGGCCGGGGTGCCGTGCCGGGTACTGGGATCCGAGGGTGAGGCGGGGCCGGACGAGATCGTGCTGACCGGTTCCGCACTGGGCGAGCGGGGCGCGGTCCGGGCGGACCGCGGCGGCCGCGGCGACGTCGTGGCCCTGACCGACGGCGGTGAGGTGACCTGCGCGGCCCTCTCCTGCGCACTCGGCGCGCTCGACTCGCTCGGGATGCGGGCGGACCGTGTGCTGCAGGCCGCCTCCCCGTCCGGACCGCTGTTCCCGGTCGAGCTGTGGACCACTCTGGCGCGCGGCGGCACCCTCGTACTGCCGGACCGGCCCACGGACACGCCCGCCGCGCTGGCCGCCCTGCTCGCCGGGCTCGACGAGCCGCTGTCCGCGCTGCTGCTGCCCGACGGCATGGCCAACGCCCTGCTGGCCCACCACCGTCCCGCGCTCGCCCACGGCACCGAGGCGCTGCTCGTCCTCGGGCCGGACGCGGACCCGGTGGCGCTGCGGGAGGCGGCAGGCGCGGTACGGACGGCCGTCGGGTTCGGCACGCCCGGTCTGCCCCTGGCGCTGTGCCGCGTGTACCGGGCCCCGGCCGAGGAGGATGCCGAGGTGCTGGTGGCGGTCGGTGTGCCGGCTCCCGGCGTCGTCGCCGCCGTCGTGGACGGGCACGGCCAGGTGCTGCCACCCGGCATCCCCGGCGAGCTGCGCCTCGCGCACGCCGAGTCGGGACCGCCCCGGCCCACCGGATTCCGGGCCCGGCGCACTGCGGGCGGGGCGTACGAGGTGCTCGGGCCGGCCGGTGCCTGGCCGACCGTGGCCGGCTTCCGGGTCGCGCCGTACGAGACCCGCGCCCGGCTGACCGCCCACGGCCGGATCGCCGAGGCGGCCGTGCTGCCCGCCGGCGGCGAACTGCACGCCTACCTCGTGCCGTCCGCCGGAGCCGGGACGCCGGACACGGAGGAACTCGTGGAGTTCCTCGCCGAGCGGCTGCCCGACTACCAGATCCCGGCCCGGTTCATCACGCTGTCCGCGCTTCCCTTCGACCCGGCCGGGCACCCCGCCCCGCGCCTGCTCACCACCTCGTGA